The Solanum lycopersicum chromosome 9, SLM_r2.1 genome window below encodes:
- the LOC101247067 gene encoding glycine-rich RNA-binding protein 4, mitochondrial codes for MAFYNKLGGLLRQSISTSGNTLNAQSSAPSMLNAIRCMSTKLFVGGLSFGTDDLSLREAFTSFGDVVEAKVIMDRDSGKSKGFGFVNFTDGQSAQDAMSAMDGQDLNGRNIRVSLAQERAPRSGGFRSGGGGYGGGGFGGGYGGSRQNDAY; via the exons ATGGCTTTCTACAACAAACTTGGTGGTCTTTTGAGGCAGAGCATCTCAACAAGTGGCAATACATTAAACGCACAATCATCAGCACCTTCAATGCTTAATGCCATCCGTTGCATGTCAACAAAGCTTTTTGTTGGAG GTCTTTCATTTGGAACTGACGATCTGTCTCTGAGGGAAGCCTTCACCAGTTTTGGTgatgtcgtcgagg CTAAGGTCATCATGGATAGAGATTCTGGGAAATCAAAGGGATTTGGATTCGTGAACTTCACAGACGGCCAATCTGCCCAAGATGCTATGTCAGCAATGGATGGACAG GATCTCAACGGGAGGAACATCCGCGTCTCTCTAGCCCAAGAGAGAGCTCCACGCAGCGGTGGTTTTCGTTCTGGTGGTGGCGGATATGGTGGTGGTGGATTTGGCGGTGGCTATGGTGGATCTAGACAAAATGATGCATACTAA
- the LOC101247369 gene encoding UDP-glucuronate 4-epimerase 6 — translation MKTIMASPPDTSKTTKLERYNSYIRRVNSTKLIAASSKLLFRVTLLVALLLIFFFTINYPPLTSEKSFNNNIHTTTHNLLSSAIYGGGASWEKQVRHSSTPHRPNGLSVLVTGAAGFVGSHCSLALKKRGDGVLGLDNFNSYYDPSLKRARQDQLLKHQIFIVEGDINDTELLKKLFDIVPFTHILHLAAQAGVRYAMQNPLSYVNSNVAGFVNLLEIAKAADPQPAIVWASSSSVYGLNTKVPFSEDHRTDQPASLYAATKKAGEAIAHTYNHIYGLSLTGLRFFTVYGPWGRPDMAYFFFTKDMIQGKSINVYVTQDDKEVARDFTYIDDIVKGCVGALDTAEKSTGSGGKKRGPAQLRVYNLGNTSPVSVKKLVAILENLLNLKAKKNVVKMPRNGDVPYTHANVSLALRDFGYKPTTDLSSGLRKFVKWYVSYYGIQSRVKKESEGEK, via the coding sequence ATGAAAACTATAATGGCATCGCCACCTGACacaagcaaaaccacaaaaCTAGAGCGCTACAATAGCTATATTCGAAGAGTTAATAGTACAAAACTCATCGCTGCATCGTCTAAGCTTTTATTTCGTGTCACTTTATTAGTggctcttttacttattttcttcttcactaTAAATTACCCTCCGTTAACTTCCGAAAAATCATTCAACAATAATATTCACACCACTACCCATAACCTTCTATCCTCCGCGATTTACGGCGGTGGGGCGTCGTGGGAGAAACAAGTTCGTCACTCCTCGACACCCCACCGCCCTAACGGGCTATCCGTCCTCGTGACGGGAGCAGCTGGCTTCGTTGGTTCTCATTGCTCCTTAGCATTGAAGAAGCGTGGTGATGGTGTTTTAGGTTTAGATAATTTCAATTCATACTACGATCCTTCGTTGAAACGTGCTCGTCAAGATCAGTTATTGAAGCATCAGATTTTCATTGTAGAAGGTGATATTAACGATACAGAGCTTCTGAAAAAGCTTTTCGACATTGTTCCTTTTACTCATATCCTTCATCTAGCTGCACAAGCAGGTGTTCGTTACGCGATGCAGAATCCTCTCTCTTATGTAAACTCAAACGTAGCTGGGTTTGTAAATCTGTTAGAAATTGCTAAAGCTGCAGATCCACAACCGGCGATAGTCTGGGCTTCATCGAGCTCTGTTTACGGATTGAACACCAAAGTTCCTTTCTCCGAAGATCACAGAACAGATCAACCAGCTAGTTTATACGCTGCAACGAAGAAAGCAGGGGAAGcaattgcacatacatataacCATATCTACGGGCTTTCATTAACAGGTTTGAGGTTTTTCACTGTTTACGGACCTTGGGGAAGACCAGACATGGCgtatttcttcttcacaaagGATATGATTCAGGGGAAATCGATTAACGTGTACGTCACTCAGGATGATAAAGAGGTGGCGCGTGACTTCACGTACATTGATGATATAGTAAAAGGATGCGTCGGCGCGTTGGATACGGCGGAGAAGAGCACCGGGAGCGGCGGAAAGAAGAGAGGTCCGGCTCAATTGAGGGTTTACAATTTGGGGAATACTTCGCCAGTGTCGGTGAAGAAGTTGGTGGCAATTCTCGAAAATTTATTGAATCTTAAGGCTAAAAAGAATGTTGTTAAAATGCCACGAAACGGCGACGTTCCGTATACACATGCCAACGTGAGCCTGGCGTTAAGGGATTTTGGGTATAAGCCAACAACTGATTTGTCAAGTGGGTTAAGGAAATTTGTGAAGTGGTATGTTAGTTATTATGGGATTCAATCAAGGGTAAAAAAGGAAAGTGAAGGGGAAAAGTGA